A genome region from Carya illinoinensis cultivar Pawnee chromosome 2, C.illinoinensisPawnee_v1, whole genome shotgun sequence includes the following:
- the LOC122300795 gene encoding chitinase-like protein 1, whose protein sequence is MKGRDIVAVLGLMLVVAVVVNVAEGDPDTVTKVKMVNGKKMCDKGWECKGWSIFCCNETITDYFQTYQFEQLFSKRNSPVAHAVGFWDYQSFITAAALFEHLGFGTTGLKTLKMKEIAAFLAHVGSKTSCGYGVATGGPLAWGLCFNREMSPSQSYCDDSYKYTYPCAPGAEYYGRGALPIYWNYNYGATGEALKEDLLNHPEYIEQNATLAFEAAIWRWMTPIKKSQPSAHDAFVGNWKPTKNDTLAKRGPGFGTTMNILYGDFLCGKGDIDSMNVIISHYLYYLDLMGVGREEAGPNEVLSCAEQVAFNPSTSPSAASS, encoded by the exons ATGAAGGGAAGGGACATTGTGGCAGTTCTGGGATTGATGCTGGTGGTGGCGGTGGTGGTGAATGTCGCGGAAGGAGATCCGGACACGGTAACGAAGGTGAAGATGGTGAACGGTAAGAAGATGTGTGACAAAGGGTGGGAGTGCAAGGGGTGGTCCATTTTCTGTTGCAACGAGACCATCACCGACTATTTCCAGACCTACCAATTCGAGCAACTCTTCTCGAAGCGGAACTCTCCCGTTGCTCACGCCGTCGGCTTCTGGGACTACCAGTCATTCATCACAGCCGCCGCCCTCTTCGAACACCTTGGCTTCGGTACCACCGGTCTTAAGACcttgaagatgaaggagatcgCAGCCTTCCTCGCCCACGTCGGTAGCAAGACTTCTT GCGGTTATGGAGTGGCGACAGGAGGACCCTTAGCCTGGGGGCTTTGCTTCAACAGGGAAATGAGTCCCAGCCAGTCATACTGCGACGACTCCTACAAATACACCTACCCTTGTGCTCCTGGAGCCGAATACTATGGCCGAGGTGCCTTGCCTATCTACTG GAACTACAACTACGGTGCAACTGGGGAGGCTTTGAAAGAAGACCTGCTGAACCACCCAGAATATATTGAGCAGAATGCTACACTTGCTTTCGAGGCTGCAATTTGGCGGTGGATGACCCCAATCAAAAAGTCACAGCCATCAGCCCATGATGCCTTTGTTGGCAACTGGAAGCCGACCAAGAACGATACTCTGGCTAAGCGCGGTCCTGGTTTTGGCACCACAATGAACATTCTTTACGGGGACTTTCTTTGTGGGAAGGGTGATATTGATTCCATGAACGTCATTATTTCCCATTACCTGTATTACCTTGACCTTATGGGTGTTGGCCGAGAGGAGGCAGGGCCGAATGAGGTTCTCTCTTGTGCTGAGCAGGTCGCATTTAACCCTTCAACCTCTCCCAGTGCTGCGTCTTCTTGA
- the LOC122300797 gene encoding 2-alkenal reductase (NADP(+)-dependent)-like, with product MAARVGDEVSNKQVIFRDYVTGHPKESDMYLTTGTIKLKVPQGSDAVLVKNICLSCDPLMQFFMRKAVGLTGYDRYTPGRPIFGYGVAKVLDSGNPKFKAGDLVWGTTGWEEYSLITKTESLIKIQHTDLPLSYYTGILGMPGMTAYAGFYEVGAPKKGEYVFVSAASGAVGQILGQFAKLEGCYVVGSAGSREKVDLLKNKLGFDDAFNYKEEHDLNAALKRCFPEGIDVYFEHVGGEMLDAVLLNMRHFGRIAVCGMISQYNLDEPQGIKNLMHIGFKWVHMQGYTHRNYYHLYPKFLDTVLPFIREKKIVYVEDVVEGLENAPAALVGLFSGRNFGKQVVAVARENDI from the exons ATGGCGGCGAGAGTTGGAGATGAAGTGAGCAACAAGCAGGTTATATTCAGGGACTATGTCACTGGCCATCCCAAGGAATCGGACATGTATCTGACCACTGGTACCATAAAGTTGAAGGTTCCTCAAGGTTCAGACGCAGTTTTGGTGAAGAACATTTGCTTATCCTGCGATCCTCTCATGCAGTTCTTTATGAGGAAAGCCGTAGGTCTAACCGGATACGATAGATACACCCCTGGCCGT CCAATCTTCGGGTATGGTGTGGCTAAAGTTCTGGATTCCGGGAATCCAAAATTCAAAGCAGGTGACCTGGTATGGGGGACTACCGGATGGGAAGAGTACAGCCTGATAACGAAAACTGAGAGCCTAATTAAAATCCAGCACACTGATTTACCTCTTTCCTACTACACTGGAATTCTTG GCATGCCTGGGATGACCGCGTACGCTGGGTTCTATGAGGTTGGTGCCCCAAAGAAAGGAGAATATGTGTTTGTTTCAGCAGCATCGGGCGCAGTGGGCCAGATTCTTGGACAATTTGCGAAACTGGAGGGTTGTTATGTTGTTGGAAGTGCTGGAAGTAGAGAAAAG GTTGATCTCTTGAAGAATAAACTTGGGTTCGATGACGCTTTCAATTACAAGGAGGAGCATGACTTGAACGCAGCTTTGAAAAG GTGTTTCCCTGAAGGCATTGACGTATACTTTGAGCATGTTGGGGGCGAAATGCTTGATGCAGTGCTGCTAAACATGAGGCACTTTGGTCGCATTGCAGTGTGCGGAATGATCTCACAATACAACCTTGATGAGCCTCAAGGCATTAAAAACTTAATGCACATTGGGTTCAAGTGGGTCCACATGCAAGGATACACTCACCGCAACTACTATCACCTATATCCCAAGTTCCTGGACACTGTACTGCCTTTCATCAGAGAAAAGAAGATCGTGTATGTGGAAGACGTAGTAGAAGGCCTTGAGAATGCTCCAGCTGCCCTTGTTGGCCTTTTCAGTGGTCGTAACTTTGGAAAACAAGTAGTTGCAGTTGCTCGAGagaatgatatataa
- the LOC122300794 gene encoding 2-alkenal reductase (NADP(+)-dependent)-like isoform X2 → MAPRVGDDVSNKQVMFRDYVTGYPKESDMFLTTGIIRLKVPQGSDAVLVKNIYISCDPRMQFFMRKAVGLTGYDRFTPVFVFHENLQPMFGYGVAKVLDSGNPKFKAGDLVWGITGWEEYSLITKTESLIKIQHTDVPLSYYTGILGMPGMTAYAGFYEVGAPKKGEYVFVSAASGAVGQLIGQFAKLEGCYVVGSAGSKEKVDLLKNKLGFDDAFNYKEEHDLNAALKRYFPEGIDVYFEHVGGEMLDAVLLNMRHFGRIAVCGMISQYNLDEHQGIKNLMHIGFKWIHMQGYAHRNYYHLYPKFLDTVLPFIREKKIVYVEDAVEGLENAPAALVGLFSGRNFGKQVVAVAPE, encoded by the exons ATGGCGCCGAGAGTTGGAGATGACGTGAGCAACAAACAGGTGATGTTCAGGGACTATGTCACTGGCTATCCCAAGGAATCGGACATGTTTCTGACCACTGGCATCATAAGGTTGAAGGTTCCTCAAGGTTCAGACGCAGTTTTGGTGAAGAACATTTACATATCCTGCGATCCTCGCATGCAGTTCTTTATGAGGAAAGCCGTAGGTCTAACCGGATATGATAGATTCACCCCTG TGTTTGTTTTCCATGAAAATTTGCAGCCAATGTTCGGGTATGGTGTGGCTAAAGTTCTGGATTCCGGGAATCCAAAATTCAAAGCAGGTGACCTGGTATGGGGGATTACCGGATGGGAAGAGTACAGCCTAATAACGAAAACTGAAAGCCTAATTAAAATCCAGCACACTGATGTACCTCTTTCCTACTACACTGGAATTCTTG GCATGCCTGGGATGACCGCGTACGCTGGGTTCTATGAGGTTGGTGCCCCAAAGAAAGGAGAATATGTATTTGTTTCAGCAGCATCTGGCGCAGTTGGCCAGCTTATTGGACAATTCGCAAAACTGGAGGGTTGTTATGTTGTTGGAAGTGCTGGAAGTAAAGAAaag GTTGATCTCTTGAAGAATAAACTTGGGTTCGATGACGCTTTCAATTACAAGGAGGAGCATGACTTGAACGCAGCTTTGAAAAG GTATTTCCCTGAAGGCATTGACGTATACTTTGAGCATGTTGGGGGCGAAATGCTTGATGCAGTGCTGCTAAACATGAGGCACTTTGGTCGCATTGCAGTGTGCGGAATGATCTCACAATACAACCTTGATGAGCATCAAGGCATTAAAAACTTAATGCACATTGGGTTCAAGTGGATCCACATGCAAGGGTACGCGCATCGCAACTACTATCACCTATATCCCAAGTTCTTAGATACTGTGCTGCCTTTCATCAGAGAAAAGAAGATCGTGTATGTGGAAGACGCAGTAGAAGGCCTTGAGAATGCTCCAGCTGCTCTTGTTGGCCTCTTCAGTGGCCGCAACTTTGGAAAACAAGTAGTTGCAGTCGCTCCAGAATGA
- the LOC122295179 gene encoding polygalacturonase-like produces the protein MAKYHMRSCPLVLSLLSILFYSSIVLAAPVTTYNVVSLGAKADGGTDSTQAFISAWTKTCASANPAIIYVPAGRFDLGKVVFNGPCMNSAIGIHIDGTLVAPSDYSVLGNDGNWLLFEHVDGVTISGGILDGQGAGLWDCKSSGKSCPSGATTLEFTNSKNIVVSSLTSLNSQMFHIVVNGCQKVKMQGVTVAASGDSPNTDGIHVQLSSDVTILSSKIRTGDDCISIGPGATNLWIENVACGPGHGISIGSLGKDLQEVGVENVTVKTVTFTGTQNGVRIKTWGRPSNGFARNILFQHAIMVDVQNPILIDQNYCPGNEGCPGQVSGVKISDVTYQDIHGTSATEVAVKFDCSSENPCSGIRLEDVKLTYKNQAAQASCTYAAGTSSGAVQPSGCL, from the exons ATGGCAAAGTACCATATGAGAAGCTGCCCTCTCGTTCTTTCACTTCTCTCTATCTTATTCTATTCCTCCATCGTCTTGGCCGCTCCCGTGACTACTTACAATGTGGTCAGTTTGGGAGCCAAAGCAGATGGCGGGACGGACTCAACCCAGGCCTTCATTTCTGCATGGACAAAAACTTGTGCCTCGGCAAATCCGGCCATCATTTACGTGCCGGCCGGGAGATTTGATCTTGGCAAGGTGGTTTTCAACGGGCCATGCATGAACAGTGCCATCGGGATACACATCGATGGCACGCTCGTGGCGCCATCGGACTACAGCGTTCTGGGAAATGACGGAAACTGGCTGTTGTTCGAGCACGTTGACGGGGTTACGATATCTGGAGGGATTCTTGATGGGCAAGGCGCCGGCTTGTGGGACTGCAAGTCCTCAGGCAAGAGTTGCCCCAGCGGAGCAACG ACACTGGAATTTACGAACTCAAAAAACATCGTGGTCAGTAGTTTGACCTCTCTAAACAGCCAGATGTTCCACATCGTCGTCAATGGGTGCCAGAAAGTGAAAATGCAAGGTGTCACAGTCGCCGCCTCCGGTGACAGCCCAAACACTGACGGCATTCACGTTCAGTTATCATCAGACGTCACCATCCTCAGCTCCAAAATCCGGACCGGTGATGATTGCATCTCAATTGGCCCCGGTGCCACCAACTTGTGGATTGAGAATGTTGCATGTGGACCTGGCCATGGAATCag CATTGGGAGTCTGGGCAAGGACCTGCAAGAGGTTGGTGTGGAGAACGTGACAGTTAAAACAGTTACTTTTACCGGCACTCAGAATGGGGTGAGGATTAAGACTTGGGGAAGGCCCAGCAATGGGTTTGCCAGGAACATCCTCTTCCAACATGCCATTATGGTGGATGTCCAGAATCCCATTCTAATCGATCAAAATTACTGCCCAGGCAACGAAGGTTGCCCTGGCCAG GTTTCTGGTGTAAAAATTAGTGACGTGACATACCAGGACATCCATGGAACATCGGCCACAGAAGTTGCTGTGAAATTTGATTGTAGTTCAGAGAATCCATGCTCCGGAATAAGATTGGAGGATGTGAAGCTAACTTACAAGAATCAAGCTGCTCAGGCTTCATGCACCTATGCTGCAGGAACATCTTCTGGTGCAGTCCAGCCCTCAGGTTGCTTGTAG
- the LOC122300794 gene encoding 2-alkenal reductase (NADP(+)-dependent)-like isoform X1 — MAPRVGDDVSNKQVMFRDYVTGYPKESDMFLTTGIIRLKVPQGSDAVLVKNIYISCDPRMQFFMRKAVGLTGYDRFTPGCPMFGYGVAKVLDSGNPKFKAGDLVWGITGWEEYSLITKTESLIKIQHTDVPLSYYTGILGMPGMTAYAGFYEVGAPKKGEYVFVSAASGAVGQLIGQFAKLEGCYVVGSAGSKEKVDLLKNKLGFDDAFNYKEEHDLNAALKRYFPEGIDVYFEHVGGEMLDAVLLNMRHFGRIAVCGMISQYNLDEHQGIKNLMHIGFKWIHMQGYAHRNYYHLYPKFLDTVLPFIREKKIVYVEDAVEGLENAPAALVGLFSGRNFGKQVVAVAPE, encoded by the exons ATGGCGCCGAGAGTTGGAGATGACGTGAGCAACAAACAGGTGATGTTCAGGGACTATGTCACTGGCTATCCCAAGGAATCGGACATGTTTCTGACCACTGGCATCATAAGGTTGAAGGTTCCTCAAGGTTCAGACGCAGTTTTGGTGAAGAACATTTACATATCCTGCGATCCTCGCATGCAGTTCTTTATGAGGAAAGCCGTAGGTCTAACCGGATATGATAGATTCACCCCTGGCTGT CCAATGTTCGGGTATGGTGTGGCTAAAGTTCTGGATTCCGGGAATCCAAAATTCAAAGCAGGTGACCTGGTATGGGGGATTACCGGATGGGAAGAGTACAGCCTAATAACGAAAACTGAAAGCCTAATTAAAATCCAGCACACTGATGTACCTCTTTCCTACTACACTGGAATTCTTG GCATGCCTGGGATGACCGCGTACGCTGGGTTCTATGAGGTTGGTGCCCCAAAGAAAGGAGAATATGTATTTGTTTCAGCAGCATCTGGCGCAGTTGGCCAGCTTATTGGACAATTCGCAAAACTGGAGGGTTGTTATGTTGTTGGAAGTGCTGGAAGTAAAGAAaag GTTGATCTCTTGAAGAATAAACTTGGGTTCGATGACGCTTTCAATTACAAGGAGGAGCATGACTTGAACGCAGCTTTGAAAAG GTATTTCCCTGAAGGCATTGACGTATACTTTGAGCATGTTGGGGGCGAAATGCTTGATGCAGTGCTGCTAAACATGAGGCACTTTGGTCGCATTGCAGTGTGCGGAATGATCTCACAATACAACCTTGATGAGCATCAAGGCATTAAAAACTTAATGCACATTGGGTTCAAGTGGATCCACATGCAAGGGTACGCGCATCGCAACTACTATCACCTATATCCCAAGTTCTTAGATACTGTGCTGCCTTTCATCAGAGAAAAGAAGATCGTGTATGTGGAAGACGCAGTAGAAGGCCTTGAGAATGCTCCAGCTGCTCTTGTTGGCCTCTTCAGTGGCCGCAACTTTGGAAAACAAGTAGTTGCAGTCGCTCCAGAATGA
- the LOC122300793 gene encoding 2-alkenal reductase (NADP(+)-dependent)-like, with translation MASGGVGEEVLRNKQVMLRDYVINGFPKESDMYVTANTVKLKVPEGSNGVLVKNLYLSCDPYMRGRMKPPTYASYLDSFTPGSPISGLGVAKVLDSGHPNFKRGDLIWGLTGWEEYSLITATESLFKIHNTDVPLSYYTGILGMPGMTAYVGFYEVCSPKKGEYVFISAASGAVGQLVGQFAKLLGCYVVGSAGSKEKVDLLKNTFGFDEAFNYKEEPDLSAALKRYFPEGIDIYFENVGGKMLDAVLVNMRINCRIAVCGMISQYSLEQPEGVHNLMNLILKQARMEGFMVPNYYHKYPEFLNLVLPYIKEGKIVYVEDIAEGLESGLAALAGLFTGRNVGKQVVVVARE, from the exons ATGGCAAGTGGCGGTGTTGGTGAGGAAGTACTGAGAAACAAGCAGGTGATGTTGAGGGACTATGTCATTAATGGTTTTCCCAAGGAGTCGGACATGTACGTGACCGCCAATACCGTAAAGCTGAAGGTTCCTGAAGGTTCAAATGGCGTTCTAGTGAAAAACCTCTACTTGTCCTGCGATCCCTACATGCGTGGCCGCATGAAGCCCCCCACTTATGCCAGTTACTTGGACTCCTTCACACCCGGTTCG CCCATTAGCGGACTTGGAGTGGCTAAAGTTTTGGATTCTGGGCATCCAAACTTCAAGAGAGGGGACTTGATTTGGGGGTTAACCGGATGGGAAGAATATAGTCTCATCACAGCAACTGAGTCCCTGTTTAAAATTCACAACACCGATGTGCCTCTTTCATACTATACTGGAATTCTCG GAATGCCTGGTATGACTGCTTATGTTGGATTTTATGAGGTTTGCTCTCCCAAGAAAGGAGAGTATGTCTTCATTTCAGCAGCTTCTGGTGCAGTTGGTCAGCTGGTTGGGCAGTTTGCAAAGCTTTTGGGCTGCTATGTTGTTGGTAGTGCCGGAAGCAAAGAAAAG GTCGATTTGCTGAAGAACACGTTCGGATTTGATGAGGCTTTCAACTACAAAGAAGAGCCTGACCTGAGTGCAGCTCTAAAACG GTATTTCCCAGAAggtattgatatttattttgagaatgTTGGGGGAAAGATGCTTGATGCGGTGCTAGTCAACATGAGGATCAATTGCCGCATTGCTGTGTGTGGGATGATCTCACAGTACAGCCTTGAGCAGCCCGAAGGTGTGCACAATTTAATGAATTTGATTCTGAAACAGGCCAGAATGGAAGGATTTATGGTTCCCAATTACTATCATAAGTATCCTGAATTTCTGAACTTGGTGCTACCTTACATCAAAGAAGGGAAGATAGTATACGTGGAAGACATAGCTGAAGGCCTCGAGAGTGGCCTGGCGGCTCTGGCAGGACTCTTCACTGGCCGGAATGTTGGAAAACAGGTAGTGGTTGTTGCTCGTGAATGA